Proteins from one Pseudarthrobacter sp. BIM B-2242 genomic window:
- a CDS encoding lipopolysaccharide assembly LapA domain-containing protein, with translation MSSEEPLRPSAVPPAQPSQPAERPAAPAAPAPRTAAPKTAADRTRTTRAAVIWSAVAVSLAVLVLLIIFFIQNQDMVAVRFLGWEGSLAQGVAFFIAAVGGGILVAIAGGARILQLRRNERRRGKGTDA, from the coding sequence ATGAGCTCAGAAGAACCGCTTCGACCTTCAGCCGTGCCTCCCGCCCAGCCTTCCCAGCCTGCGGAACGGCCCGCCGCGCCTGCTGCGCCGGCTCCCAGGACCGCGGCTCCCAAAACTGCCGCTGACAGGACCCGCACCACCCGGGCCGCAGTCATCTGGAGTGCCGTGGCGGTCAGCCTGGCGGTGCTGGTGCTCCTGATCATCTTCTTTATCCAGAACCAGGACATGGTCGCCGTCAGGTTCCTCGGCTGGGAGGGCAGCCTCGCCCAGGGTGTGGCTTTCTTCATCGCTGCCGTGGGCGGCGGAATCCTTGTGGCCATCGCCGGCGGAGCCCGCATCCTGCAGCTGCGCCGCAACGAACGACGGCGGGGCAAGGGCACCGACGCGTAG
- a CDS encoding heavy-metal-associated domain-containing protein yields MCGTEHRTDAASGRLQLPLVGAAAAGCSCCSPATGASASAGAAGRTDAGIPGNGGTAVGKTQFTVEGLTCGHCVQAVEKSVSALPGVEDASVHLVAGGRSRLVVAGAVDASAVQKAVSSAGYIFIPAGPGLEEES; encoded by the coding sequence ATGTGTGGAACTGAACATCGCACCGACGCAGCCTCGGGACGGCTGCAGCTGCCACTGGTAGGGGCAGCCGCGGCAGGCTGCAGCTGCTGCTCACCCGCAACGGGCGCCAGTGCCTCCGCCGGCGCAGCGGGAAGGACCGACGCCGGGATCCCTGGTAACGGAGGCACCGCCGTCGGGAAGACCCAATTCACGGTTGAAGGCCTGACCTGCGGGCATTGTGTTCAGGCGGTCGAGAAATCCGTCTCCGCCCTGCCGGGCGTTGAGGACGCTTCGGTCCACCTCGTCGCCGGCGGGCGCTCCCGCCTTGTGGTGGCCGGCGCCGTTGACGCTTCAGCGGTACAGAAGGCAGTCAGCTCAGCCGGCTACATCTTCATTCCTGCCGGCCCCGGCCTGGAGGAGGAGTCATGA
- a CDS encoding MFS transporter: MDLRERINTSKMSPYQWAIIGMCVLLNALDGFDVLAMAFTANGVTKEFGLTGSELGILLSAGLVGMAIGSLCLAPLADIIGRRPMIIASVGAAGAGMLLAATATTMEQLGIWRLLTGLGVGCILACTNVIASEYSSKKRRGLSISIYTAGYGIGATLGGAAAVYLQSQYGWRSVFVFGGVSTLSILLVLLFLLPESVDFLVTKRPRNVLDRLNRIARKTGHPEVTALPDVQAVAKAKTNPVSDLLSPANRRSTLLLWLAFFTTMFGFYFVNSWTPRLLVTAGMTESQGITGGLMLTLGGIFGAVLYGVLATKWNSKIVLVAFTVLSAVMIVVFISSASIIVLALGAGVLVGMLINGCIAGLYTLAPSLYPASVRSTGVGWGIGIGRIGAIIAPLITGALLDASWSAVQLYLAVGAVVLISAVAVGMIRSKEPVKSPASAEELTGV, translated from the coding sequence ATGGATCTGCGTGAACGTATCAACACCTCGAAGATGTCGCCCTATCAGTGGGCCATCATCGGCATGTGTGTCCTGCTGAATGCCCTCGACGGCTTCGACGTACTGGCGATGGCCTTCACCGCCAACGGCGTCACCAAGGAGTTTGGCCTGACCGGCTCCGAACTGGGCATCCTGCTCAGCGCGGGGCTGGTGGGCATGGCCATCGGCTCCCTATGCCTCGCCCCGCTGGCAGACATCATCGGACGGCGCCCCATGATCATCGCATCGGTGGGCGCGGCCGGCGCCGGCATGCTGCTGGCAGCGACGGCCACCACCATGGAGCAGCTGGGCATCTGGCGCCTCCTGACAGGACTCGGAGTTGGCTGCATCCTTGCGTGCACCAACGTCATCGCCAGCGAATACTCCTCAAAAAAACGCCGCGGCCTGAGCATCAGCATCTACACCGCCGGTTACGGCATCGGGGCAACCCTTGGCGGCGCCGCCGCCGTCTACCTCCAAAGCCAGTACGGCTGGCGTTCCGTCTTCGTTTTCGGCGGCGTCTCCACCCTCAGCATCCTGCTGGTCCTGCTGTTCCTCCTGCCCGAATCCGTTGACTTCCTCGTCACCAAACGGCCCCGCAACGTCCTGGACCGCCTCAACCGGATCGCCCGCAAGACGGGACACCCCGAGGTCACGGCGCTCCCGGACGTCCAGGCCGTCGCCAAGGCAAAAACCAACCCCGTTTCCGACCTGCTGTCCCCTGCCAACCGGCGTTCCACCCTGCTGCTCTGGCTGGCGTTCTTCACCACAATGTTCGGTTTCTACTTCGTCAACAGCTGGACCCCGCGGCTGCTGGTCACCGCGGGCATGACGGAAAGCCAGGGCATTACCGGCGGCCTTATGCTCACCCTGGGCGGGATCTTCGGCGCGGTCCTCTACGGCGTCCTGGCCACCAAATGGAACAGCAAGATTGTCCTTGTGGCCTTCACCGTGCTCTCGGCCGTCATGATCGTGGTGTTCATCTCGTCCGCCTCCATCATCGTGCTCGCCCTCGGTGCAGGCGTCCTCGTGGGCATGCTGATCAACGGCTGCATCGCCGGCCTCTACACGCTGGCCCCTTCCCTCTACCCGGCCTCGGTCCGCAGCACGGGCGTCGGGTGGGGCATCGGCATCGGGCGGATCGGAGCCATCATTGCCCCGCTGATCACCGGTGCCCTGCTTGATGCATCCTGGTCCGCCGTGCAGCTCTATCTCGCTGTCGGTGCGGTGGTGCTGATCAGCGCCGTTGCGGTCGGCATGATCCGCTCCAAAGAGCCGGTCAAGAGCCCGGCATCCGCGGAGGAACTCACCGGAGTCTGA
- the gcvP gene encoding aminomethyl-transferring glycine dehydrogenase yields MTVQSSPTTFADRHIGARSQSHIETMLKAVGYDTVDGLVDVAVPDSIRQAKPLALKDALSEVEVLAELRKLAGKNKTAVQMIGQGYYDTVTPAVIRRNILEAPAWYTAYTPYQPEISQGRLEALLNFQTMVQDLVGLPIANASLLDEATAVAEAVLMMRRANKNKAAVEGKTVLDADVMPQTIAIVKGRAEALGFEVEVADLSKGLPEGVINGIVLQQPGVSGRVFNHAEVIKAAKERGALVTVAADLLALTLITPPGEQGADIAVGSTQRFGVPLFFGGPHAAYMAVAKGLERSMPGRLVGVSKDDAGLPAYRLALQTREQHIRREKATSNICTAQALLAIVSSFYAVYHGPDGLKAIAERVHNHARALATTLRVAGRDLATETFFDTVTVSVPGKAAKVIAAAEARGINLRHIDEDTIGVSVDETTTADVLSAVAVAFGAGPVVEAKGFELPAEVLRTSEFMQHPVFNTHRSETQLLRYIRKLSDRDLALDRTMIPLGSCTMKLNATAEMEAISWPEFASIHPFAPESQTVGWRELIKGLEDDLAEITGYDQVSLQPNAGSQGELAGLLAIRGYHRANGDAQRNVCLIPASAHGTNAASAVLAGMKVVVVATAADGTIDHTDLYAKIEAHKDALSAIMITYPSTHGVYDADVTEICDAVHAAGGQVYVDGANLNALVGLAQPGKFGGDVSHLNLHKTFCIPHGGGGPGVGPVAAKAHLAPFMPGDANKAAHQEGHGVAISASNFGSAGVLPISWAYVKLMGAEGLKEATKSALLAANYVAARLNEYFPVLYTGEGGLVAHECILDLRELTAKTGVTAEDVAKRLIDYGFHAPTLAFPVAGTLMVEPTESEDLAEIDRFIDAMITIRKEIDQVAAGDFTVENSPLRNAPHTAAAVVISDWTREYSREQAVFPVHHLKQDKYFPPVGRIDGAGGDRNLICSCPPLSEFEN; encoded by the coding sequence ATGACAGTTCAGTCGTCCCCCACCACCTTCGCCGACCGGCATATCGGTGCGCGCAGCCAGTCGCACATCGAAACAATGCTCAAGGCCGTCGGCTATGACACCGTTGATGGCCTCGTTGACGTTGCCGTCCCCGACTCCATCCGCCAGGCCAAGCCGCTTGCCCTCAAGGACGCCCTCAGTGAGGTTGAAGTCCTGGCTGAGCTGCGCAAGCTCGCCGGCAAGAATAAGACCGCGGTCCAGATGATCGGCCAGGGCTATTACGACACGGTGACCCCTGCCGTGATCCGCCGGAACATCCTTGAAGCGCCGGCCTGGTACACCGCGTACACCCCCTACCAGCCCGAGATTTCCCAGGGCCGGCTCGAGGCGCTGCTGAACTTCCAGACCATGGTCCAGGACCTCGTCGGACTCCCCATCGCCAACGCGTCGCTGCTGGATGAAGCGACCGCCGTGGCCGAGGCCGTGCTGATGATGCGCCGGGCGAACAAAAACAAGGCCGCCGTGGAGGGCAAGACCGTCCTGGATGCGGATGTGATGCCGCAGACCATCGCGATCGTGAAGGGCCGCGCCGAGGCCCTCGGTTTCGAGGTGGAGGTCGCTGACCTGTCCAAGGGCCTGCCCGAGGGTGTCATCAACGGCATCGTGCTGCAGCAGCCCGGCGTCTCCGGCCGGGTGTTCAACCACGCCGAGGTCATCAAGGCTGCCAAGGAGCGCGGTGCTCTGGTCACGGTCGCGGCGGACCTGCTGGCGCTGACCCTGATCACCCCTCCCGGTGAGCAGGGCGCGGACATCGCGGTCGGTTCCACCCAGCGTTTCGGGGTGCCGCTGTTCTTCGGCGGCCCGCACGCGGCCTACATGGCGGTGGCGAAGGGGCTGGAGCGGTCCATGCCCGGCCGCCTCGTGGGTGTGTCGAAGGACGACGCCGGCCTGCCGGCGTACCGTCTGGCGCTGCAGACCCGCGAGCAGCACATCCGCCGGGAGAAGGCGACCTCGAACATCTGCACCGCGCAGGCCCTGCTGGCCATCGTGTCCTCGTTCTACGCCGTCTACCACGGCCCGGACGGGCTGAAGGCCATCGCCGAACGCGTCCACAACCACGCCCGCGCCCTCGCCACCACCCTCAGGGTCGCCGGCCGCGACCTGGCCACCGAGACCTTCTTCGACACCGTCACCGTGTCCGTCCCGGGCAAGGCCGCCAAGGTCATCGCCGCCGCCGAAGCACGCGGGATCAACCTGCGCCACATCGACGAGGACACCATCGGTGTGTCCGTTGATGAAACCACGACGGCGGATGTCCTGTCCGCTGTTGCCGTCGCCTTCGGCGCCGGCCCGGTAGTCGAGGCCAAGGGCTTCGAGCTGCCCGCAGAGGTGCTCCGCACCTCCGAATTTATGCAGCACCCGGTGTTCAACACGCACCGTTCCGAGACGCAGCTGCTGCGTTACATCCGCAAGCTCTCGGACCGTGACCTGGCGCTGGACCGGACCATGATTCCGCTGGGTTCGTGCACGATGAAGCTGAACGCGACCGCGGAGATGGAGGCGATTTCCTGGCCGGAGTTCGCCTCGATCCACCCGTTCGCCCCTGAGTCCCAGACCGTGGGCTGGCGCGAACTGATCAAGGGCCTGGAAGACGACCTGGCCGAGATCACCGGCTATGACCAGGTCTCGTTGCAGCCGAACGCCGGGTCCCAGGGCGAACTCGCCGGGTTGTTGGCGATCCGCGGGTACCACCGGGCCAACGGCGATGCGCAGCGCAACGTCTGCCTGATCCCGGCCTCCGCGCACGGCACCAACGCCGCGTCCGCGGTCCTGGCCGGCATGAAGGTTGTTGTTGTCGCCACCGCGGCGGACGGCACCATTGACCACACGGACCTGTACGCGAAGATCGAGGCGCACAAGGACGCCCTCTCCGCGATCATGATCACCTACCCCTCCACCCACGGGGTGTATGACGCGGACGTGACCGAGATCTGCGACGCCGTGCACGCCGCGGGCGGGCAGGTCTATGTGGACGGTGCGAACCTGAACGCCCTCGTTGGGCTGGCCCAGCCGGGCAAGTTCGGCGGGGACGTCTCGCACCTGAACCTGCACAAGACCTTCTGCATCCCGCACGGCGGCGGCGGACCCGGTGTTGGCCCGGTCGCGGCGAAAGCCCACCTGGCCCCGTTCATGCCCGGGGACGCGAACAAGGCAGCCCACCAGGAAGGCCACGGCGTGGCGATCAGCGCGTCGAACTTCGGCTCCGCCGGTGTCCTGCCGATCTCCTGGGCCTATGTGAAGCTCATGGGTGCCGAGGGCCTGAAGGAAGCGACGAAGTCGGCGCTGCTCGCGGCGAACTATGTTGCGGCCCGCCTGAACGAGTACTTCCCGGTCCTCTACACCGGTGAGGGCGGTCTGGTGGCGCACGAGTGCATCCTGGACCTGCGCGAACTGACCGCCAAGACGGGCGTGACGGCCGAGGATGTGGCCAAGCGCCTGATCGATTACGGTTTCCACGCCCCTACCCTGGCGTTCCCGGTCGCGGGCACGCTGATGGTGGAGCCCACCGAGTCCGAGGACCTGGCCGAGATCGACCGGTTCATCGACGCGATGATCACCATCCGCAAGGAAATCGACCAGGTCGCTGCCGGTGACTTCACCGTGGAGAACTCGCCGCTGCGCAACGCACCGCACACAGCGGCCGCCGTCGTAATTTCTGACTGGACTCGCGAGTACTCCCGTGAGCAGGCCGTCTTCCCCGTCCACCACCTCAAGCAGGACAAGTACTTCCCCCCGGTGGGCCGGATCGACGGCGCCGGCGGAGACCGTAACCTCATCTGCTCCTGCCCGCCGCTCTCCGAGTTCGAAAACTAA
- a CDS encoding PadR family transcriptional regulator yields the protein MSLRYALLALLSVEPMTGYDLAKRFESSVAFVWHAPDSQIYPELRKMAKEGLLQAEEVSWGPRGKKTQYRMTDDGRAAFRTWMHEPLEYSRERDPVHLKAAYLEWAEPAVAREHMRAHIDYHTMRRDQWADMITELRAGTNEMLSKRLAATPETDRQRTIEYKVFTYEGLIARAETEIEWAKRGLKLIDALSGSAPHQD from the coding sequence GTGAGTCTTCGTTACGCGCTTCTGGCTTTGCTTTCCGTGGAACCCATGACCGGTTACGACCTGGCCAAGCGATTTGAGTCCTCGGTTGCCTTCGTCTGGCATGCGCCTGATTCGCAGATCTATCCGGAGCTGCGGAAGATGGCGAAGGAGGGACTGCTGCAAGCCGAGGAGGTTTCGTGGGGGCCCCGCGGCAAGAAGACGCAGTACCGGATGACCGACGACGGCCGGGCCGCGTTCCGTACCTGGATGCACGAGCCGCTGGAGTACTCCCGTGAGCGCGATCCCGTGCACCTGAAGGCCGCCTACCTGGAGTGGGCGGAACCCGCTGTGGCGCGGGAGCACATGCGGGCCCATATCGACTATCACACGATGCGTCGCGATCAGTGGGCGGACATGATCACCGAGTTGCGGGCAGGAACAAACGAGATGTTGAGCAAGCGACTGGCTGCCACCCCCGAAACCGACCGTCAACGCACCATCGAATACAAAGTCTTCACTTACGAAGGCCTGATTGCCCGCGCGGAGACGGAAATCGAATGGGCCAAGCGGGGGCTCAAGCTGATCGATGCGCTGTCGGGATCTGCACCGCACCAGGATTGA
- a CDS encoding histidine phosphatase family protein codes for MTLTTFALVRHGQTDWNAQRRLQGATDIPLNDVGRGQARDAVANLSGHDWDAVVTSPLSRAAETANLIAEGLGLSVARHVPALTERSFGRAEGLQAGPELEALRIPGGFQGAESEDAAASRGLAALEELAEEFRGRRVLVVAHGTLLRVSLSRAIGRTLHSIDNAVLNLAHHHVHEGWQLEYYNGQPLAADVQA; via the coding sequence ATGACCCTCACGACGTTCGCCCTCGTCCGCCACGGCCAGACTGACTGGAACGCGCAGCGCCGCCTGCAGGGCGCCACTGACATTCCACTGAACGACGTCGGCCGCGGCCAGGCGCGGGACGCCGTCGCCAACCTTTCGGGCCATGACTGGGACGCCGTGGTGACCTCGCCCCTGAGCCGTGCCGCGGAAACCGCCAACCTGATTGCCGAGGGGCTTGGTCTCAGTGTGGCCCGGCACGTCCCCGCGCTCACCGAGCGGAGCTTCGGCCGGGCGGAAGGGCTGCAGGCCGGCCCCGAACTGGAGGCCCTGCGCATTCCGGGCGGATTCCAGGGCGCCGAGAGCGAAGATGCTGCGGCGAGCCGCGGACTGGCCGCCCTGGAGGAACTGGCCGAGGAGTTCCGTGGCCGCCGCGTCCTGGTTGTCGCCCACGGCACGCTCCTGCGGGTGAGCCTCAGCCGTGCCATCGGCCGCACCCTGCACAGCATCGACAACGCCGTGCTCAACCTCGCCCACCATCACGTCCACGAGGGCTGGCAGCTGGAGTACTACAACGGCCAGCCGCTGGCCGCCGACGTCCAGGCCTGA
- a CDS encoding cation diffusion facilitator family transporter, with translation MSHKSAESDHAQGETPDGGPHQSGDAHYGHGHGHHHDHGHHNHPADHHHEHGHHNHPADHHHATGFKGWLQEIFVPHSHDSADSVDDALESSAQGIRAVKISLLGLGATALFQLAIVLVSGSVALLADTVHNFSDALTAVPLWIAFVLGRRPASRTFTYGLGKAEDLAGLFIVAMIALSAVVAAVESFRRFFEPQPVHNLGWVLAAGLVGFAGNELVAIYRIRVGRRIGSAALLADGVHARTDGFTSLAVVAGVIGIWLGFPLADPIVGLLISAAIFVLLWGTVRDVGRRLLDGVDPALSDRLAALVTENAPEGSSSRLRWSGHRLHAEITVPAGAGTHLGEFAVVVQRLEAAARGSLRNLGSVTVVPLVDGVPQQGGSGLGSSHGERTA, from the coding sequence GTGAGCCACAAATCAGCGGAATCGGATCACGCGCAGGGGGAAACGCCCGACGGCGGCCCACACCAGAGCGGGGACGCGCACTACGGGCACGGGCACGGTCACCACCACGACCACGGGCATCACAACCACCCCGCCGACCACCACCACGAGCACGGGCATCACAACCACCCCGCCGATCATCACCACGCGACCGGATTCAAGGGCTGGCTCCAGGAGATATTCGTTCCCCACTCCCACGACTCCGCAGACTCGGTGGATGACGCCCTGGAGAGCAGCGCCCAGGGCATCCGGGCCGTCAAAATCTCCCTGCTGGGACTCGGCGCAACGGCGCTGTTCCAGCTGGCCATTGTGCTGGTCAGCGGGTCGGTGGCCCTGCTGGCCGACACCGTCCACAACTTCTCCGACGCCCTCACCGCCGTCCCGCTCTGGATCGCGTTTGTCCTGGGACGCCGGCCGGCTTCCCGGACGTTCACCTACGGCCTGGGCAAGGCCGAGGACCTCGCGGGCCTGTTCATCGTGGCCATGATCGCCCTCTCGGCGGTGGTGGCGGCCGTGGAATCCTTCCGCCGTTTCTTCGAGCCGCAGCCCGTCCATAACCTGGGCTGGGTGCTGGCCGCCGGCCTCGTGGGCTTCGCCGGCAACGAGCTGGTGGCCATCTACCGGATCCGGGTGGGCCGCCGGATCGGCTCAGCGGCTTTGCTGGCGGACGGCGTCCACGCCCGGACGGACGGATTTACCTCGCTGGCCGTGGTCGCTGGTGTCATCGGTATCTGGCTTGGCTTCCCGCTGGCCGATCCCATCGTGGGCCTGCTTATTTCGGCGGCCATCTTCGTCCTGCTGTGGGGCACTGTCCGTGACGTCGGCCGCCGCCTCCTGGACGGCGTCGACCCCGCCCTGTCCGACCGGCTGGCCGCACTGGTCACCGAGAACGCGCCGGAGGGAAGTTCCTCCCGGCTGCGGTGGAGCGGGCACCGGCTGCACGCGGAGATAACCGTCCCGGCGGGTGCCGGTACGCACCTGGGGGAGTTCGCCGTCGTCGTCCAACGCCTCGAAGCGGCAGCGCGCGGATCCCTGCGCAATCTCGGTTCGGTGACCGTGGTCCCCCTCGTGGACGGCGTCCCGCAACAGGGCGGTAGTGGGTTAGGTTCGAGCCATGGGGAACGAACCGCTTAG
- a CDS encoding PAS and ANTAR domain-containing protein produces MAKLNSPMTYSSALGDGPCLAGTFKARFPEQTVEWSDAMFQIHGYERGEVVPTLDLLYSHKHPDDRRRCQEIVTKVLQTGGYFCMYHRIIDAQGNIRHVLTSGDAIQDKDGTVTALEGILLDLSSTLRRETEQIAREAVVAATATRSIIDQARGILMGRLLVGSEDAFRMLVTHSSHRNVKLAAVAAEIVRLAELPGRPAELDAALREMGVRPNSGRRTRKGTHLGRRSAI; encoded by the coding sequence ATGGCCAAGCTCAACAGCCCCATGACCTATTCCAGCGCCCTCGGAGACGGTCCGTGCCTGGCCGGCACCTTCAAGGCCAGGTTTCCCGAGCAGACCGTGGAGTGGTCTGACGCGATGTTCCAGATTCACGGCTACGAGCGCGGTGAGGTGGTGCCCACCCTGGATCTTCTGTACTCCCACAAACATCCCGATGACAGGCGGCGGTGCCAGGAGATCGTGACCAAAGTTTTGCAGACCGGCGGCTATTTCTGCATGTACCACCGGATCATCGATGCTCAGGGAAACATCCGCCATGTCCTTACCTCCGGCGACGCGATCCAGGATAAGGACGGCACGGTGACGGCGCTGGAGGGCATTCTGCTGGACCTGTCGTCCACGCTGCGGCGGGAGACGGAGCAGATAGCCCGGGAAGCCGTTGTTGCGGCCACGGCCACCCGCAGCATCATCGATCAAGCCCGCGGCATTCTGATGGGCAGGCTGCTGGTTGGCTCCGAGGATGCCTTCCGGATGCTTGTAACCCACAGCAGTCACCGCAACGTGAAGCTCGCGGCGGTAGCGGCCGAGATAGTCCGCCTGGCAGAGCTGCCGGGACGGCCCGCCGAGCTTGATGCCGCACTCCGGGAAATGGGGGTACGCCCGAATTCGGGGCGGCGCACGCGGAAGGGCACACACCTCGGCCGTCGTTCCGCCATATGA
- a CDS encoding PDR/VanB family oxidoreductase yields the protein MAATNNEVWQSATVVAVTDVAAGIRRIELEPSAPKHAEPGSHIDLTVTINGEQEKRSYSVVESLDGGNTLVISVFKAPVSRGGSVFMHTLKPGDTLRITQPLQNFPLRVGAERYVLLAGGIGITAIANMAAVLRNVKADYTVVYAGRSRAAMAYLTDLQDLHGDRLQIHVDDEGSSLDVSALIGGIDPGTELYMCGPIRLMDAVRRGWTERELALPDLRYETFGNSGWYDPEEFVVRIPRLGIEATVGQGRSMLEALEDADVDMMFDCRKGECGLCEVRILNLDGAVDHRDVFYSERQQHAQEKMCCCVSRAVSSATGSRADSPGRPAVVTIDVS from the coding sequence ATGGCAGCAACCAACAACGAAGTCTGGCAGTCCGCAACGGTCGTGGCCGTCACGGATGTGGCCGCAGGCATCCGGCGTATTGAACTGGAACCGTCAGCACCCAAGCATGCAGAGCCCGGCTCGCACATTGACCTGACCGTCACCATCAACGGCGAGCAGGAGAAGCGCTCCTACTCGGTGGTGGAATCCCTCGACGGCGGAAACACCCTCGTCATCAGCGTCTTCAAGGCTCCCGTCTCCCGGGGCGGGTCCGTCTTTATGCACACGCTCAAGCCGGGTGACACACTCCGCATCACCCAGCCCCTGCAGAACTTCCCGCTGCGTGTCGGGGCAGAGCGGTACGTCCTGCTGGCCGGTGGCATCGGCATTACCGCCATCGCGAACATGGCCGCGGTCCTTCGCAACGTCAAGGCCGACTACACCGTGGTGTACGCGGGCCGAAGCCGTGCCGCGATGGCCTATCTGACGGATCTGCAGGACCTGCACGGGGACCGGCTCCAGATCCATGTCGACGACGAGGGAAGCAGCCTGGACGTCAGCGCCCTCATCGGCGGCATCGATCCCGGAACCGAGCTCTACATGTGCGGACCCATCCGGCTGATGGATGCGGTCCGCCGGGGCTGGACCGAACGCGAACTGGCGCTGCCGGACCTTCGCTACGAAACGTTCGGAAACTCCGGCTGGTACGACCCCGAGGAATTCGTCGTCCGCATCCCACGGCTGGGCATCGAAGCCACAGTCGGGCAGGGCCGCTCCATGCTCGAGGCACTCGAGGACGCCGACGTGGACATGATGTTCGACTGCCGCAAGGGCGAGTGCGGTCTCTGCGAAGTCCGCATCCTGAACCTGGACGGCGCCGTGGACCACCGCGACGTTTTCTACAGCGAACGGCAGCAACATGCCCAGGAGAAGATGTGCTGCTGCGTCTCACGGGCCGTCAGCTCCGCCACAGGTTCCCGTGCCGACTCACCCGGCAGGCCCGCCGTCGTCACCATCGACGTGTCCTAG
- a CDS encoding aromatic ring-hydroxylating dioxygenase subunit alpha, translated as MTVLQSSSSTTNKVLGHPLNAWYVAAWDHEVTRKPMARKIADRPLALYRTEDGKAVALADACWHRLAPLSMGKTVGKDGIQCPYHGIVYNSAGRCASMPAQESINPSATVPSFPVVERHRFVWVWLGDPTQADPGLVPDMHQMDSQDWAGDGETIFAPCNYQLVLDNLMDLTHEEFVHASSIGQEELSESEFVVTHDDRTVTVSRWMLNIDAPPFWLKNMRDKFPGFEGKVDRWQIIRFEAPSTIRIDVGVAKAGTGAPDGDRSQGVNGYVMNTISPETAKSCHYFWAFMRNYCLDSQLITTQLRNGVHGVFGEDEAMLKAQQEAIDANPDYEFYSLNIDAGGMWVRRLIERMLQAEGRLAAAL; from the coding sequence ATGACTGTGCTTCAGTCCAGCAGTTCCACCACCAACAAGGTCCTCGGCCATCCCCTGAACGCCTGGTACGTCGCCGCCTGGGACCACGAAGTCACCCGCAAACCCATGGCGCGCAAAATCGCTGACCGCCCGCTGGCGCTGTACCGCACCGAGGACGGCAAGGCCGTCGCCCTTGCGGACGCGTGCTGGCACCGGCTTGCCCCGCTGTCCATGGGAAAGACCGTTGGCAAGGACGGCATCCAGTGCCCGTACCACGGCATCGTCTACAACTCTGCGGGCCGCTGCGCGTCCATGCCGGCCCAGGAGAGCATCAACCCCTCGGCGACCGTCCCGTCCTTCCCGGTGGTGGAGCGTCATCGGTTCGTGTGGGTCTGGCTTGGCGACCCCACCCAGGCGGATCCCGGCCTTGTCCCGGATATGCATCAGATGGACAGCCAGGACTGGGCAGGCGACGGTGAGACCATTTTCGCTCCGTGCAACTACCAGCTGGTCCTGGACAACCTGATGGACCTCACCCACGAGGAATTCGTCCACGCCTCCAGCATCGGCCAGGAAGAGCTGAGCGAGTCCGAGTTCGTGGTCACGCACGATGACCGCACCGTGACCGTTTCGCGGTGGATGCTCAACATCGACGCCCCGCCGTTCTGGCTCAAGAACATGCGGGACAAGTTCCCCGGCTTCGAAGGCAAGGTGGACCGCTGGCAGATCATCCGCTTCGAGGCACCCTCCACGATCCGCATCGACGTCGGCGTTGCCAAGGCAGGCACCGGAGCCCCCGACGGCGACCGCAGCCAGGGCGTCAACGGCTACGTCATGAACACCATCAGCCCGGAGACCGCCAAGTCCTGCCACTACTTCTGGGCATTCATGCGCAACTACTGCCTGGACAGCCAGCTCATCACCACCCAGCTCCGCAATGGCGTCCACGGCGTGTTCGGGGAGGACGAAGCGATGTTGAAGGCCCAGCAGGAAGCAATCGACGCCAACCCGGATTACGAGTTCTACAGCCTGAACATCGACGCCGGCGGAATGTGGGTCCGCAGGCTGATCGAGCGCATGCTCCAGGCAGAGGGCCGCCTCGCGGCGGCTCTCTAA
- a CDS encoding metalloregulator ArsR/SmtB family transcription factor, producing the protein MNADMHASAHAPDSQYVELAVEVFAMLADATRVRLILALRDGELPVNALAAIAGKPAPAVSQHLAKMRLARMVSTRQEGTKVFYRLQNGHASQLVADAIHQAEHSLGTAPNHGMAPHCGQEK; encoded by the coding sequence ATGAATGCAGATATGCACGCCTCCGCGCATGCGCCTGACAGCCAGTACGTCGAACTGGCAGTGGAGGTCTTCGCGATGCTGGCCGACGCCACGCGGGTGCGCCTGATCCTGGCCCTCCGAGACGGCGAGCTGCCCGTCAACGCGCTCGCCGCGATCGCCGGAAAGCCGGCCCCGGCCGTGTCCCAGCACCTGGCCAAGATGCGGCTGGCCCGGATGGTGTCCACCCGCCAGGAAGGCACCAAGGTCTTCTACCGCCTGCAAAACGGCCACGCCTCGCAGCTGGTGGCCGACGCCATCCATCAGGCCGAGCACTCCCTGGGGACGGCCCCGAACCATGGCATGGCACCCCACTGCGGGCAGGAAAAGTGA